In Salarias fasciatus chromosome 2, fSalaFa1.1, whole genome shotgun sequence, one genomic interval encodes:
- the LOC115407595 gene encoding zinc finger and BTB domain-containing protein 24-like, with product MDPNTEIEDLKRASHRVCSAHFAPEDFIHTKPMNKGQEPKRQNLKRSAIPIEDELSENSDFDETLFNDSELHENSIPCSGASEDLSPDASSSALAQTQQKELTTGVNQKIAVLLQMKGKFVVNEKCLFQLLGRNCPSCQSKLQMEKVTYDAFLILNQRCLKCDYTNQWKNMAGAHIPAAEDGDAVEETSESPQAAAPSFNSAVVSEIVVFSDEESDASENVEEAEEEDESSKDEEWNLTGEVLLAEELELESENEEAEESTDENKLGGGVVRELCAECGKFFNKRKHHVCAHKERPFACNVCGKRCVTELSLKIHSRIHQETYQHLCKYCYLPFKTRVDKQKHEDAHKMKNDPYSCSDCAQTFTSYKQRRSHLLTHRGLREHKCGVCGMVFTSWGDLERHSFVHTGLKPHKCSVCDRSFKQSSHLKSHMRLHTGERPYACSHCDRAFNHNVSLKSHVQQCHASNGGAQDETGPDVEFDGVEEEPKKKAKNGLKWRRSGRPVGRPKKTAEEKNLSNTARSKRRRPKKSTSSDEESEDDGDLSFESAEEDEEEEVKKQRPSEKS from the exons ATGGATCCGAATACTGAAATAGAGGATTTGAAGCGGGCCAGTCACCGAGTCTGCAGTGCTCACTTCGCTCCTGAGGACTTCATTCACACGAAGCCAATGAACAAGGGCCAGGAACCAAAGCGTCAGAACCTGAAGAGAAGTGCCATCCCGATTGAGGAt GAGCTCAGTGAAAACTCAGATTTTGATGAGACTTTATTTAATGACTCAGAACTACATGAAAACAGCATTCCCTGCTCTGGAGCATCAGAGGATCTCTCACCAG ATGCTTCGTCCTCCGCTCTTGCTCAGACACAACAGAAAGAGCTGACAACAGGCGTGAACCAGAAAAT TGCTGTACTTCTGCAAATGAAGGGAAAGTTTGTGGTGAATGAGAAGTGCCTCTTCCAGCTGCTTGGACGCAATTGCCCCTCCTGTCAGAGCAAGTTACAGATGGAGAAGGTCACCTATGACGCGTTCCTCATCTTGAACCAACGGTGTCTGAAGTGCGACTACACCAACCAGTGGAAAAACATGGCCGGTGCCCATATCCCAGCAGCAGAGGATGGAGACGCTGTAGAGGAGACATCAGAGAGTCCACAG GCCGCGGCGCCATCGTTCAACAGTGCAGTTGTTTCTGAGATTGTCGTTTTCAGCGATGAAGAGAGTGACGCCTCGGAAAATGTGGAGGAAGcggaagaagaagatgaatcGAGTAAAGACGAGGAGTGGAATCTAACGGGGGAGGTCTTGCTGGCCGAGGAGCTCGAGCTGGAGTCCGAGAACGAGGAAGCTGAGGAATCCACTGACGAGAACAAGTTGGGGGGCGGTGTCGTCCGTGAGCTCTGTGCAGAGTGTGGAAAGTTCTTCAACAAAAGAAAGCATCATGTCTGTGCGCACAAAGAGAGGCCCTTTGCCTGCAATGTCTGTGGCAAGAGATGCGTGACGGAGCTGTCCTTGAAAATCCACTCCCGGATCCACCAAGAAACCTACCAGCATCTCTGCAAGTACTGCTACCTCCCTTTCAAAACCAGAGTGGACAAACAGAAGCACGAGGACGcccacaaaatgaaaaacgaTCCCTACAGCTGCAGCGACTGCGCGCAGACATTCACCTCATATAAACAACGACGCAGTCATCTGCTGACTCACCGAGGCCTCAGGGAGCACAAATGTGGAGTTTGTGGGATGGTTTTCACAAGTTGGGGGGATCTAGAGAGACACTCCTTCGTGCACACGGGGCTGAAACCACACAAGTGTTCAGTTTGCGATCGTAGCTTCAAGCAGTCATCCCACCTGAAATCCCACATGCGCCTGCACACAGGGGAGCGGCCGTACGCCTGCTCGCACTGTGACAGGGCCTTCAATCACAACGTCAGCTTGAAGAGTCACGTCCAGCAGTGCCACGCGTCCAACGGCGGTGCTCAAGACGAGACGGGCCCAGACGTCGAGTTTGACGGTGTTGAAGAGGAGCcgaaaaagaaagcaaaaaacgGCCTGAAATGGAGGCGTTCAGGTCGGCCCGTAGGAAGGCCGAAGAAAACCGCAGAAGAAAAGAACCTTTCAAACACGGCAAGGTCAAAGAGAAGGAGGCCGAAGAAATCCACCTCCAGTGACGAGGAAAGTGAGGATGATGGTGATTTATCCTTTGAATCAgcagaagaggatgaagaggaagaggtgaaGAAACAGAGGCCTTCCGAAAAGAGCTAA